The Dunckerocampus dactyliophorus isolate RoL2022-P2 chromosome 1, RoL_Ddac_1.1, whole genome shotgun sequence genome has a segment encoding these proteins:
- the xdh gene encoding xanthine dehydrogenase/oxidase: protein MRELDRNMGDKETCADELIFFVNGKKVVETNADPEMTLLTYLRRKLGLPGTKLGCAEGGCGACTVMLSKYQPYTQQLLHYAVNACLAPICSLHLVAVTTVEGIGSVARRLHPVQERIAKAHGSQCGFCTPGIVMSMYALLRNNPTPKATDMEEAFQGNLCRCTGYRPILEAYKTFTMEGRCCGGWGQKNGCCMTNENGDNEDVDMNSASMLFNAVDFAPLDPTQEVIFPPELMSLSKSQKTHSLRFHSNRTVWLQPDNLDEFLHLKWKHPEARVVVGNTEVGIEVKFKNMLYPVILAPAFIPELHRVIHTEDGIVFGAACTLSQMEAVLKQAVATLPPHQTEVFLAVLEQLRWFAGQQIRNVAAVGGNIMTASPISDLNPVFMAAGCKLTLIDKDGSRVVQMDDNFFVGYRKTLLRPQEILLSIEIPYSTRNQFVSAFKQSPRREDDISIVTAAMSVTFVPGTNIVEDMKLSYGGMAATTVLAKNTARKLLGRCWEEELLEEASSSLAEELTLDPSVPGGMVSYRKTLTLSFFYKFYLTVLQKLRQQGLNVEELRSDFLSATELYHPETPSSVQIYQEVPEGQNQDDVLGRPMMHLSALKQATGEAVYCDDIPLFENELYLALVTSSKAHARILSIDSSAAEQSPGFVCCVFADDIPGSNIAGKIAHDETVLADSQVTCVGHIIGAVVADTQLHAQRAAKAIRIQYEELQPIITIQEAIAAQSFYQPIRTIQKGDLEVGFKQADHILEGKMHIGGQEHFYLETNVTVAVPRGEDDEMEIFVSTQNPSETQCLVAEALGIPANRVAVRVKRMGGGFGGKESRSILLSTVVAVAAHKLQQPVRCMLDRDEDMLITGGRHPFYGKYKVGFLKSGKIIALDVSYYSNVGNSLDLSLSVMERALFHMENSYSIANVRGRGFLCRTNLPSNTAFRGFGGPQGMMIAESWITDVAQSLGWPADKVRRMNLYVQGDLTPYNQVLEQFTLDRCWDECLSRSEYQQRRAAVELYNRQNRWTKRGLAIIPTMFGISFTASFLNQAGALVHIYTDGSVLLTHGGTEMGQGLHTKMIQVASRVLGVPCSKIHISETSTNTVPNTSPTAASASSDLNGAAVKNACLILNKRLEPYKSKNPKGSWEDWVKAAYFDRVSLSANGFYKTPDLGYDFDTNSGRVFNYYSYGVASSEVEVDCLTGAHKNLSTTIVMDVGVSLNPAIDIGQVEGAFMQGLGLFTLEELHYSPQGVLLTRGPGSYKIPAFGDIPTRLTVSLLRDAPNDKAIFASKAVGEPPLFLASSVFFAIKDAISAARAESGITGPFRLDSPASAERIRNACSDRFTKLCPPAEPGTFRPWSVQV, encoded by the exons ATGAGGGAACTGGACAGAAACATGGGGGACAAGGAGACCTGTGCTGATGAGCTCATTTTCTTCGTTAACGGGAAAAAG GTCGTGGAGACAAATGCAGATCCTGAAATGACCCTACTCACCTATTTGAGGCGGAAGC tGGGCCTACCAGGAACCAAGCTAGGTTGTGCTGAAGGCGGATGTGGAGCGTGCACAGTAATGTTGTCCAAATATCAACCATACACGCAACAGCTTCT TCATTATGCGGTCAACGCCTGCCTCGCCCCAATCTGTTCCTTGCATCTGGTTGCCGTGACGACTGTGGAAGGCATCGGCAGTGTTGCTCGACGGTTGCATCCTGTTCAG GAGAGAATAGCGAAGGCTCACGGCTCGCAGTGTGGTTTCTGCACTCCAGGTATTGTCATGTCGATGTACGCGCTGCTGAGAAACAACCCCACACCCAAAGCGACTGACATGGAGGAGGCCTTCCAGG GAAACCTTTGTCGCTGCACTGGATATCGACCTATCCTGGAGGCCTACAAAACCTTTACAATG GAGGGCAGATGTTGTGGAGGCTGGGGACAGAAAAATGGCTGCTGTATGACCAATGAGAATGGAGATAATGAGGACGTAGACATGAAT TCGGCCTCGATGCTGTTTAACGCCGTTGACTTTGCACCACTTGACCCAACACAGGAGGTCATCTTCCCTCCAGAGCTCATG TCCCTCAGCAAAAGTCAGAAGACACATTCGCTGCGTTTCCACAGCAACAGAACGGTGTGGCTGCAGCCTGACAACCTGGATGAGTTTCTGCATCTGAAATGGAAACATCCTGAAGCCCGAGTGGTGGTAGGAAACACTGAAGTGG GTATAGAAGTGAAGTTCAAAAACATGTTGTATCCAGTCATCCTGGCACCAGCATTCATCCCTGAGCTCCATAGAGTGATACACACTGAAGACG GAATTGTGTTTGGTGCAGCATGCACTCTGAGCCAAATGGAGGCAGTGCTGAAACAGGCCGTGGCGACGCTCCCGCCTCACCAGACTGAAGTCTTCCTCGCCGTGCTGGAGCAGCTGCGGTGGTTTGCTGGTCAGCAAATACGCAATGTTGCG GCTGTTGGTGGTAACATCATGACTGCTAGCCCCATATCAGACCTTAATCCTGTTTTTATGGCGGCGGGCTGTAAACTCACATTGATCGACAAAG ATGGCAGCCGCGTGGTTCAGATGGACGACAATTTCTTTGTAGGGTACAGGAAGACACTGCTGCGACCGCAAGAGATCTTGTTATCCATAGAGATCCCCTACAGCACGAGG AATCAGTTTGTCTCAGCCTTCAAGCAGTCCCCTCGCCGAGAGGATGACATCAGCATCGTCACGGCTGCGATGAGCGTCACTTTCGTACCTGGTACAAACATTGTGGAGGATATGAAGCTGAGCTACGGCGGCATGGCAGCGACCACAGTACTAGCAAAGAATACAGCACGCAAACTTCTTGGAAG GTGCTGGGAGGAGGAGTTGCTGGAAGAAGCATCCTCCTCATTGGCAGAGGAGTTGACCCTTGATCCCTCTGTGCCAGGTGGGATGGTGTCCTATAGGAAAACTCTTACCCTCAGCTTCTTCTACAAGTTCTACCTGACAGTGCTGCAGAAGCTCCGGCAGCAG GGCCTCAACGTGGAGGAACTCAGATCTGACTTCCTGAGTGCGACAGAGCTTTACCACCCAGAGACGCCATCCAGTGTCCAGATCTACCAG GAGGTGCCAGAAGGTCAGAACCAAGATGACGTACTGGGCCGTCCCATGATGCACCTCTCGGCTCTGAAGCAGGCGACAGGTGAGGCGGTGTACTGTGACGACATACCGCTATTTGAGAATGAGCTGTACCTGGCGCTCGTTACCAGCAGCAAGGCACATGCTCGCATCCT CTCCATTGACTCGTCAGCAGCTGAGCAATCTCCTGGCTTTGTTTGCTGTGTCTTCGCTGATGACATTCCTGGTAGCAACATCGCTGGGAAAATTGCGCATGATGAGACCGTCCTTGCTGACAGCCAG GTCACGTGTGTGGGTCACATCATTGGCGCTGTGGTGGCTGACACACAGCTTCATGCCCAGCGAGCCGCCAAAGCCATCAGGATCCAATACGAGGAGCTGCAGCCTATCATCACCATCCAG GAAGCCATTGCTGCCCAGTCCTTctatcagccaatcagaaccaTCCAGAAGGGAGACCTAGAGGTCGGGTTTAAACAGGCAGACCACATCTTAGAAG GTAAGATGCACATCGGCGGCCAAGAACATTTCTACCTGGAGACCAACGTCACTGTGGCTGTCCCACGAGGGGAAGATGATGAAATGGAGATCTTTGTTTCTACTCAGAATCCCTCTGAGACACAG tgTCTGGTGGCAGAGGCTTTGGGCATCCCCGCCAACAGGGTGGCAGTCCGTGTGAAAAGGATGGGTGGAGGCTTTGGAGGAAAGGAGAGTCGCAGTATCTTACTCTCCACTGTGGTTGCCGTGGCAGCGCACAA GCTGCAGCAGCCTGTTAGGTGCATGTTGGACAGAGATGAAGACATGTTGATCACTGGAGGAAGACATCCATTCTACGGAAAATACAAA GTGGGTTTCCTCAAGAGCGGGAAGATTATAGCTCTGGATGTGTCGTACTACAGTAATGTTGGCAACTCCCTTGACCTCTCTCTGTCA GTCATGGAGCGTGCGCTGTTCCACATGGAGAACTCGTACAGCATTGCAAATGTGCGCGGTCGCGGCTTCCTGTGCCGCACCAACTTACCGTCTAATACTGCCTTCAGAGGCTTTGGAGGTCCCCAAGGCATGATGATTGCTGAGAGCTGGATAACAGATGTAGCCCAGAGCCTAGGCTGGCCAGCCGACAAG GTTCGCAGAATGAACCTGTATGTCCAAGGTGACTTGACACCATACAACCAGGTCCTGGAACAGTTCACATTGGACCGCTGCTGGGACGAGTGCCTTTCCCGTTCAGAATACCAGCAGCGGCGAGCTGCTGTTGAGCTCTATAACAG ACAGAACCGATGGACCAAACGAGGCCTTGCCATCATACCAACCATGTTTGGCATCAGCTTCACCGCTTCCTTCCTTAACCAG gcCGGCGCGCTAGTCCACATCTACACAGACGGTTCGGTGCTGTTGACCCATGGTGGGACAGAAATGGGACAGggactccacacaaagatgatcCAG GTTGCCAGCCGGGTTCTCGGTGTCCCCTGCTCAAAGATCCACATATCGGAGACCAGCACCAATACAGTCCCTAATACAAGTCCAACTGCTGCCTCGGCTTCTTCAGACCTCAATGGTGCTGCTGTGAAAAATGCCTGCCTGATACTCAACAAGCGTCTGGAACCCTACAAAAGCAAAAACCCCAAAGGATCATGGGAAGACTGG GTGAAAGCAGCGTACTTCGACCGAGTCTCCCTGAGTGCTAACGGCTTTTACAA GACTCCAGATTTAGGATACGACTTTGACACCAACTCTGGCCGAGTGTTCAACTACTACAGCTACGGAGTGGCCTCTTCTGAAGTGGAGGTCGACTGTTTGACTGGAGCTCACAAG AACCTGAGCACTACCATTGTAATGGACGTTGGCGTTAGCCTCAACCCGGCAATCGACATTGGTCAG GTGGAGGGGGCTTTCATGCAGGGTCTGGGTCTGTTTACCCTGGAGGAGCTTCACTATTCCCCCCAGGGTGTCCTCCTCACTCGGGGTCCAGGTTCTTACAAGATCCCGGCCTTCGGTGACATTCCAACCCGGCTAACTGTGTCACTGCTCCGTGACGCACCCAATGACAAGGCCATCTTTGCCTCCAAG GCTGTGGGCGAACCTCCTTTGTTCCTTGCgtcatctgttttctttgctaTCAAAGACGCCATTAGTGCAGCAAGGGCTGAGTCGGGCATCACTGGCCCGTTCAGGCTGGATAGCCCCGCCTCTGCAGAGCGGATCCGAAATGCCTGCAGTGACCGCTTCACCAAACtg TGTCCTCCAGCAGAGCCTGGAACCTTCCGCCCTTGGTCTGTGCAAGTCTAG
- the LOC129191339 gene encoding tetraspanin-7-like: MAPRRMETKPLILCVKTLLLFYSFIFWVTGVVLLSVGLWWRFMLNPYTLLISSAPSNAPVVLTGTGAAIVLFGLFGCFATCRGRPWMLKVYAVFLSLIFLIELIAGISGFIFRHEIKGTFLTTYSEAVLRYDGRGDLSVAVDDVQRRLHCCGVHNYTTWFASDYFPTGGIPVSCCVAFSDCKETDLKNATLAARKVHKQGCYEIVTSFIEGKMGIIAGVTFGIAFSQLIGMSLACCLSHFIHTNQYEMV; encoded by the exons ATGGCGCCGAGGAGGATGGAAACCAAACCACTCATCTTGTGCGTGAAGACACTGCTACTATTCTACTCCTTCATTTTCTGG gTGACAGGTGTGGTCCTGCTCTCAGTGGGCTTGTGGTGGAGGTTCATGCTGAATCCTTACACGTTATTGATCTCTAGCGCGCCGTCCAACGCCCCGGTTGTCCTCACTGGCACCGGAGCTGCCATTGTTCTCTTTGGGCTGTTTGGCTGCTTCGCCACCTGCAGGGGGCGTCCTTGGATGCTCAAAGTG TACGCTGTCTTTCTGTCTCTGATCTTCTTAATTGAGCTCATCGCTGGAATATCAGGCTTCATCTTTCGCCATGAG ATCAAAGGCACATTCCTCACTACGTACAGCGAGGCTGTGTTGCGATATGACGGACGAGGCGACCTGAGTGTGGCTGTGGACGATGTCCAACGCAGA TTGCACTGCTGCGGTGTCCATAACTACACAACTTGGTTTGCCAGCGACTACTTCCCAACTGGTGGAATTCCGGTCAGCTGCTGTGTTGCTTTCTCTGACTGCAAAGAGACAGACTTGAAGAATGCTACTCTGGCAGCTCGCAAGGTCCACAAACAG GGTTGTTATGAAATTGTGACATCCTTCATCGAGGGCAAAATGGGAATCATCGCCGGGGTCACCTTTGGGATCGCCTTCTCCCAG CTGATCGGCATGTCTTTGGCCTGCTGCCTGTCTCACTTCATTCACACCAACCAGTACGAGATGGTCTGA
- the si:ch211-207l14.1 gene encoding uncharacterized protein si:ch211-207l14.1 isoform X2 — protein sequence MQRYRGGEQKNKLEAGEESEKRAESVNNLESTVRLQSKRRSSLPCLTTLSTMQLAHLHSCTQAPVTARTLLRRSSSRRLLPSQQNSASNAPVAERRSSLIPTIPESIMPDRKSQFRRRNVSSLSDADSMCRICRNDLNRGSGGLRELQCTHTFHRECIEEWLWNKQSCPTCNIQVITPQHVDYWSSTKVIVP from the exons ATGCAGCGATACAGAGGTGGAGAACAGAAGAACAAACTGGAAGCGGGCGAGGAATCAGAAAAAAGAGCTGAAAGcgtgaacaatttagagtctacaGTCCGTCTTCAATCAAAGCGCCGGTCATCACTGCCGTGTCTG ACGACTCTCTCGACCATGCAGCTGGCTCATCTCCACTCCTGCACCCAGGCTCCTGTGACAGCCAGGACTCTTCTGCGACGATCCTCATCTCGCCGCCTCCTGCCATCACAGCAGAACTCTGCTTCCAATGCGCCTGTTGCTGAGCGAAGGTCCTCCCTCATACCTACAATCCCGGAGAGCATCATGCCTGACAGAAAGAGTCAGTTCAGGAGACGCAACGTCAGCTCTTTG AGTGATGCAGACAGCATGTGTCGGATCTGCCGCAATGACCTGAAccgaggttctggtggcctccGAGAGCTGCAGTGCACACACACGTTCCACCGAGAG TGCATAGAGGAATGGTTATGGAACAAACAGTCGTGTCCCACATGTAACATCCAAGTCATCACGCCACAGCACGTTGACTACTGGAGCTCCACCAAAGTCATTGTTCCTTGA
- the si:ch211-207l14.1 gene encoding RING finger protein 215 isoform X1, protein MDSDEEAEVFPEHPRPLVAEEEEEEEDDAKIFNAWMQRYRGGEQKNKLEAGEESEKRAESVNNLESTVRLQSKRRSSLPCLTTLSTMQLAHLHSCTQAPVTARTLLRRSSSRRLLPSQQNSASNAPVAERRSSLIPTIPESIMPDRKSQFRRRNVSSLSDADSMCRICRNDLNRGSGGLRELQCTHTFHRECIEEWLWNKQSCPTCNIQVITPQHVDYWSSTKVIVP, encoded by the exons ATGGACTCAGATGAAGAAGCTGAAGTCTTTCCAGAACACCCGAGGCCTTTGGTtgcagaggaagaagaggaggaggaagacgatgCAAAGATCTTCAATGCTTGGATGCAGCGATACAGAGGTGGAGAACAGAAGAACAAACTGGAAGCGGGCGAGGAATCAGAAAAAAGAGCTGAAAGcgtgaacaatttagagtctacaGTCCGTCTTCAATCAAAGCGCCGGTCATCACTGCCGTGTCTG ACGACTCTCTCGACCATGCAGCTGGCTCATCTCCACTCCTGCACCCAGGCTCCTGTGACAGCCAGGACTCTTCTGCGACGATCCTCATCTCGCCGCCTCCTGCCATCACAGCAGAACTCTGCTTCCAATGCGCCTGTTGCTGAGCGAAGGTCCTCCCTCATACCTACAATCCCGGAGAGCATCATGCCTGACAGAAAGAGTCAGTTCAGGAGACGCAACGTCAGCTCTTTG AGTGATGCAGACAGCATGTGTCGGATCTGCCGCAATGACCTGAAccgaggttctggtggcctccGAGAGCTGCAGTGCACACACACGTTCCACCGAGAG TGCATAGAGGAATGGTTATGGAACAAACAGTCGTGTCCCACATGTAACATCCAAGTCATCACGCCACAGCACGTTGACTACTGGAGCTCCACCAAAGTCATTGTTCCTTGA